A region from the Sandaracinus amylolyticus genome encodes:
- a CDS encoding pirin family protein, producing MITLRRADDRFHTDMGWLDSRHTFSFGGHYDARHVGFRALRVINDDRVTAGAGFPTHGHRDMEILSYVLEGALEHRDSMGTGSVIRPGDVQRMSAGSGVLHSEYNPQADAGTRFLQIWIVPERGGLAPSYEQKRFDEAERRGRLRLVASRDGREGSIRVHQDVDLYASLLGAGERAELALRPGRHAWVQVARGSVQLGDQTLREGDGASLSEETRLALEGREDSEVLVFDLA from the coding sequence ATGATCACGCTCCGAAGGGCCGACGATCGGTTCCACACCGACATGGGCTGGCTCGACAGCCGTCACACGTTCTCGTTCGGCGGGCACTACGATGCGCGCCACGTGGGCTTCCGCGCGCTGCGCGTGATCAACGACGATCGCGTGACCGCGGGCGCAGGGTTTCCGACCCACGGGCACCGCGACATGGAGATCCTGTCGTACGTGCTCGAGGGCGCGCTCGAGCACCGCGACAGCATGGGCACCGGCTCGGTCATCCGCCCCGGTGACGTGCAGCGCATGAGCGCGGGCAGCGGCGTGCTGCACAGCGAGTACAACCCGCAGGCCGACGCGGGCACGCGCTTCCTGCAGATCTGGATCGTGCCCGAGCGCGGCGGGCTCGCGCCCTCGTACGAGCAGAAGCGCTTCGACGAGGCGGAGCGACGCGGTCGCCTGCGCCTCGTCGCGTCGCGCGACGGACGCGAGGGCTCGATCCGCGTGCACCAGGACGTCGATCTGTACGCGTCGCTGCTCGGCGCGGGAGAGCGCGCGGAGCTCGCGCTGCGCCCCGGGCGTCACGCGTGGGTGCAGGTCGCGCGCGGCTCGGTCCAGCTCGGCGATCAAACGCTGCGCGAGGGCGACGGCGCGTCGCTCAGCGAGGAAACGCGGCTCGCGCTCGAAGGGCGCGAGGACAGCGAAGTGCTGGTGTTCGATCTCGCGTGA
- the wrbA gene encoding NAD(P)H:quinone oxidoreductase, which yields MGTKVAVIYYSSTGTNEAMANAVAEGAKAAGAEVRVRLVAENAPAQAIASNPAWQKFYDRTKDQPRASLDDLDWADAVVFGTPTRFGNVAAQLKAFLDTTGGLWFHGKLADKVYGGFTSAMNVNGGQESTLLALYNTLYHWGGVIVTPGYTDQSVFAAGGNPYGPSVTTGQAGNGPTDQDVAHGRYLGKRVTEIAAKVRAGS from the coding sequence ATGGGCACCAAGGTCGCGGTCATCTACTACTCGTCGACGGGCACCAACGAGGCGATGGCGAACGCCGTCGCGGAGGGCGCGAAGGCCGCCGGCGCCGAGGTTCGAGTGCGCCTCGTCGCGGAGAACGCGCCTGCGCAGGCGATCGCGTCGAACCCCGCTTGGCAGAAGTTCTACGACCGCACGAAGGATCAGCCCCGCGCGTCGCTCGACGATCTCGACTGGGCCGATGCGGTCGTGTTCGGCACGCCGACTCGCTTCGGCAACGTCGCGGCGCAGCTCAAGGCGTTCCTCGACACGACGGGCGGGCTCTGGTTCCACGGCAAGCTCGCCGACAAGGTCTACGGCGGCTTCACGTCCGCGATGAACGTGAACGGTGGACAGGAGTCCACGCTGCTCGCGCTCTACAACACGCTCTACCACTGGGGCGGCGTGATCGTGACGCCGGGCTACACGGACCAGAGCGTCTTCGCCGCGGGCGGCAACCCCTACGGTCCTTCGGTCACGACGGGCCAGGCGGGCAACGGACCGACCGATCAGGACGTCGCGCACGGACGCTATCTCGGCAAGCGCGTCACCGAGATCGCGGCGAAGGTCCGCGCGGGATCATGA
- a CDS encoding LysR family transcriptional regulator — MIDPITLDQLRAFVTIADEGSFSAAARKLRRVQSAISHAIATLEDQLGLELFDRSARLPKLTEQGRLVLAHARRVLASAEDLRTLAQGLVGGLEPSVGLAVDAIFPTDALANACREFAGTYPTVPLRIHTETLSAVSALVLDGTCQLGVVGPDAPAVGLERHHLTTVLMIPVVAPSHPLAREKSRITTKRLAEHVQIVTSERTREGMPDRAVLSPLTWRVADLHTKHALLRAGLGWGRLPGHVAAEDLERGTLVRVRPEAWGDTDHQLALAAVHRQDTPLGPAATWLIERLGQLCRESLPPSAPANKRSSRRKASLRARA; from the coding sequence GTGATCGATCCCATCACGCTCGACCAGCTGCGCGCGTTCGTGACCATCGCCGACGAGGGCAGCTTCTCGGCTGCGGCGCGCAAGCTGCGCCGCGTGCAATCGGCGATCAGTCATGCGATCGCGACGCTCGAAGATCAGCTCGGGCTCGAGCTCTTCGATCGCTCGGCGCGGCTGCCGAAGCTGACGGAGCAGGGGCGCCTCGTGCTCGCGCACGCGCGTCGTGTCCTCGCGAGCGCCGAAGATCTGCGCACGCTCGCGCAGGGCCTGGTCGGTGGGCTCGAGCCGTCGGTGGGGCTCGCCGTCGACGCGATCTTCCCGACGGATGCGCTCGCGAACGCGTGTCGCGAGTTCGCGGGCACGTATCCCACGGTGCCGCTGCGCATCCACACCGAGACGCTCTCGGCCGTGAGCGCGCTGGTGCTCGACGGAACGTGTCAGCTCGGCGTGGTCGGCCCCGATGCGCCCGCGGTCGGGCTCGAGCGCCATCACCTCACGACCGTCCTGATGATCCCGGTGGTGGCGCCCTCGCACCCGCTCGCGCGCGAGAAGAGCCGCATCACGACGAAGCGTCTCGCGGAGCACGTCCAGATCGTCACGAGCGAGCGCACGCGCGAGGGCATGCCCGATCGCGCGGTGCTCTCACCGCTGACGTGGCGCGTGGCGGACCTGCACACGAAGCACGCGCTCCTGCGCGCCGGCCTCGGCTGGGGCCGCCTGCCGGGCCACGTCGCGGCCGAGGACCTCGAGCGCGGCACGCTGGTGCGCGTGAGGCCCGAGGCATGGGGCGACACCGATCACCAGCTCGCGCTGGCCGCGGTGCACCGTCAGGACACTCCGCTCGGCCCCGCAGCGACCTGGCTGATCGAGCGCCTCGGCCAGCTCTGCCGCGAGTCGCTCCCGCCCTCGGCGCCTGCGAACAAGCGCTCGTCGCGCCGCAAAGCGAGTCTACGGGCTCGCGCGTGA
- a CDS encoding diacylglycerol/lipid kinase family protein: protein MRASLSPAQDPAWLDRKPDLAVAAGGDGTVAATVRALVGRNVPLAIVRLGTANNIALTLGLDGSPEELLEGLRHPIRRRLDVGIAGGAWGERLFVESAGVGLFQHVLEHEASSADKSQERGLGVLLDELRRHRPRAWSITVDGADRSGEYLLVEAMNIASLGPRVRLAPDADPFDGALDVVLVRERDRRALTSYLAALRAGDHGARLEVPTERARHVHVRLAGASARLDDDIVSGPGQPPSEHLDLRVLAGAVELWLPRPRRARRDGSPRSRASP, encoded by the coding sequence GTGCGGGCGTCGTTATCGCCGGCGCAAGATCCCGCGTGGCTCGATCGCAAGCCGGACCTCGCGGTCGCCGCGGGGGGCGACGGCACGGTCGCTGCGACCGTGCGCGCGCTGGTGGGGCGCAACGTCCCGCTCGCGATCGTCCGCCTCGGCACGGCGAACAACATCGCGCTCACGCTCGGCCTGGACGGCAGCCCCGAGGAGCTGCTCGAGGGACTTCGTCATCCGATCCGGCGGCGCCTCGACGTGGGTATCGCGGGCGGCGCGTGGGGTGAGCGGCTCTTCGTGGAGAGCGCGGGCGTCGGGCTCTTCCAGCACGTGCTCGAGCACGAGGCGTCGAGCGCAGACAAGAGTCAGGAGCGCGGGCTCGGCGTGCTGCTCGACGAGCTGCGGCGACACCGGCCGCGCGCCTGGAGCATCACCGTCGACGGCGCCGATCGCTCGGGCGAGTACCTACTGGTCGAGGCCATGAACATCGCGTCGCTGGGCCCGCGCGTGCGGCTGGCGCCCGACGCCGATCCCTTCGACGGAGCGCTCGACGTGGTGCTCGTGCGCGAGCGTGACCGCCGCGCGCTGACCTCGTACCTCGCGGCGCTGCGCGCCGGCGATCACGGCGCGCGGCTCGAGGTCCCGACCGAGCGCGCGAGGCACGTGCACGTCCGCCTCGCGGGCGCGTCGGCGCGGCTCGACGACGACATCGTGTCGGGGCCGGGCCAACCCCCGTCCGAGCACCTCGACCTGCGCGTGCTCGCGGGCGCGGTCGAGCTCTGGCTACCCCGCCCTCGACGCGCGAGGCGCGACGGGTCACCTCGCTCACGCGCGAGCCCGTAG
- the surE gene encoding 5'/3'-nucleotidase SurE, producing MSNDDGIYSPGIRALAELASELGEVRIVAPDSEMSSVAHAITATRPMRVQRTQIGDFDAYRVNGTPADCVALGAHAWERVDLVLSGINLGLNVGNGMWHSGTLAAARQAALLGIRGIALSAPAPDEGTADYDALAPYVRRVLAVLAHHHALELVNVNFPVAPRGIQWTRQSLRHYDGRVVPDRAPYGRELFWFAALPVETTEEGTDRWAVEHDLVSVTPLRRDITDHAALRRELEGDAVAQERP from the coding sequence GTGAGCAACGACGACGGCATCTACAGCCCGGGGATCCGAGCGCTCGCGGAGCTCGCGTCGGAGCTCGGCGAGGTGCGAATCGTCGCGCCGGACTCGGAGATGTCTTCCGTGGCGCACGCGATCACCGCGACCCGGCCGATGCGCGTGCAACGGACGCAGATCGGCGACTTCGACGCATATCGCGTGAACGGCACGCCGGCGGACTGCGTCGCGCTCGGCGCGCACGCGTGGGAGCGGGTGGACCTCGTGCTCTCCGGGATCAACCTCGGGCTCAACGTGGGAAACGGGATGTGGCACTCGGGCACGCTCGCGGCGGCGCGCCAGGCAGCGCTGCTCGGCATCCGCGGCATCGCGCTGAGCGCGCCTGCGCCTGACGAGGGCACGGCCGACTACGATGCGCTCGCGCCTTACGTGCGGCGTGTGCTCGCGGTGTTGGCGCACCACCACGCGCTCGAGCTGGTGAACGTGAACTTCCCCGTCGCGCCGCGAGGGATCCAGTGGACGAGGCAGTCGCTCCGTCATTACGACGGACGCGTGGTGCCCGACCGCGCTCCCTACGGCCGCGAGCTCTTCTGGTTCGCGGCGCTCCCGGTCGAGACGACCGAGGAGGGCACGGACCGGTGGGCGGTCGAGCACGACCTCGTGTCGGTCACGCCGCTGCGGCGCGACATCACCGATCACGCGGCGCTGCGCCGCGAGCTCGAGGGCGACGCGGTGGCGCAAGAGCGTCCCTGA
- a CDS encoding inorganic diphosphatase yields MVHAWHDLPNPEHELERGFNVVIEIPKGSKVKYELDKPSGMVRVDRVLYSAVHYPANYGFLPRTYCDDGDPLDVLVLGNESVYPLSIMRARAIGVMRMADEGKEDDKIIAVHAHDPAYADYKDLSEIPRHTWREIKRFFEDYKTLENKQVQVDDMLGAEHAHRVIREAIRLYQAQENRLRGWG; encoded by the coding sequence ATGGTTCACGCCTGGCACGATCTCCCCAATCCCGAGCACGAGCTCGAGCGCGGCTTCAACGTCGTCATCGAGATTCCCAAGGGCTCGAAGGTCAAGTACGAGCTCGACAAGCCCTCGGGCATGGTCCGCGTCGATCGCGTGCTCTACAGCGCGGTGCACTACCCCGCGAACTATGGGTTCCTGCCGCGCACGTACTGCGACGACGGCGATCCGCTCGATGTGCTGGTGCTCGGAAACGAGAGCGTGTACCCGCTCTCGATCATGCGTGCTCGCGCCATCGGCGTGATGCGCATGGCCGACGAGGGCAAGGAAGACGACAAGATCATCGCGGTGCACGCGCACGATCCCGCGTACGCCGACTACAAGGATCTGAGCGAGATCCCGCGGCACACGTGGCGCGAGATCAAGCGCTTCTTCGAGGACTACAAGACCCTCGAGAACAAGCAGGTCCAGGTCGACGACATGCTCGGCGCCGAGCACGCGCACCGCGTGATCCGCGAGGCGATCCGCCTGTACCAGGCGCAGGAGAATCGCCTGCGCGGGTGGGGCTGA
- the cyaY gene encoding iron donor protein CyaY, whose translation MDESRYLDLAHRTFKRILDAFDDVDIEDADAESAGDVITIAWKDGSRCVVNTQRPVRQVWLAGGDRAWHFDWDERSERWLDDKGSGTELCETIETIARTKGVEIAIAR comes from the coding sequence ATGGACGAGTCGCGTTATCTCGATCTCGCGCACCGCACGTTCAAGCGAATCCTCGATGCGTTCGACGACGTCGACATCGAGGACGCGGACGCGGAGAGCGCCGGCGACGTGATCACGATCGCGTGGAAGGACGGATCGCGCTGCGTGGTCAACACGCAGCGCCCCGTGCGTCAGGTGTGGCTCGCGGGCGGCGATCGCGCGTGGCACTTCGACTGGGACGAGCGCAGCGAGCGCTGGCTCGACGACAAGGGCAGCGGGACCGAGCTCTGCGAGACGATCGAGACGATCGCGCGCACCAAGGGCGTCGAGATCGCGATCGCGAGGTGA
- a CDS encoding NUDIX hydrolase: protein MQPLDLSLVRAALRTQPPHEIDVGTPQPGTEIRYAAVSAILRPGELDGPEVLLIRRAERPSDPWSGHMAFPGGRREPHDPDLQATAVRETREEVGLDLDVHGELLGRLDDAIPGSARGLMTGLVVKPYVWQVHEVPELVPNGVEVDEIHWAPIAPMLRGERDASHEYVWKGQSMRFPGFRVGDGEHPRVVWGLTHRMLTTLFARLRAVMESMR, encoded by the coding sequence ATGCAGCCGCTCGATCTCTCGCTCGTGCGCGCGGCGCTGCGAACGCAACCGCCGCACGAGATCGACGTCGGGACGCCGCAACCCGGCACGGAGATCCGCTACGCCGCGGTGTCCGCGATCCTGCGCCCCGGCGAGCTCGACGGGCCCGAGGTCCTGCTGATCCGCCGCGCCGAGCGTCCCTCCGATCCCTGGTCGGGCCACATGGCGTTCCCCGGCGGACGCCGCGAGCCCCACGACCCCGACCTGCAGGCCACCGCCGTGCGCGAGACGCGCGAGGAGGTCGGGCTCGATCTCGACGTGCACGGAGAGCTGCTCGGGCGCCTCGACGACGCGATCCCCGGCAGCGCGCGCGGGCTGATGACCGGGCTCGTGGTGAAGCCGTACGTGTGGCAGGTGCACGAGGTGCCCGAGCTCGTCCCGAACGGCGTCGAGGTCGACGAGATCCACTGGGCGCCGATCGCGCCGATGCTCCGCGGCGAGCGCGACGCGTCGCACGAGTACGTGTGGAAGGGCCAGTCCATGCGCTTCCCGGGGTTCCGCGTGGGCGACGGAGAGCACCCGCGCGTGGTGTGGGGGCTGACGCATCGCATGCTCACCACGCTCTTCGCGCGATTGCGCGCCGTGATGGAGTCGATGCGATAG
- the nadA gene encoding quinolinate synthase NadA: MSTSRTFPSLRVLEDRFEAEGAFAEAQAEYLQPDPAIVRELDALLAEKKIGVVAHFYMDPQLQGVLASCTWPHIHISDSLVMADRAVAMAEAGCRSIIVLGVDFMSENARAMLDKAGLQHVPVYRVAAEAIGCSLAAAADTMTYQAWLTKAAKTPRALHVVYINTSLRTKARAHSVVPTITCTSSNVVQTVLTAFAEIPEVHVFFGPDTYMGRNLGQLFASMSEMSDEEIRKVHPAHSRATIAKVRERFAWFEQGHCIVHHMFGEDVVRRVREEEKGSFVTAHLEVPGEMFELALEAREADRGVVGSTSDILGFITRKVKGAVARGGNETLRFVLGTEAGMITSIVREAQKTLRAHAGSGVAVEIAFPVASEAIAATGESDLAIVPGVSGGEGCSTAGGCATCPYMKMNSLDALIDLVRRLDVADDDSLASFHPKSYVELVEGRTAADIGGVPILHMRHFSKTGHLSPELVEDVTTRHERRAARAATA; the protein is encoded by the coding sequence ATGTCGACGAGCCGGACCTTCCCTTCGCTGCGCGTGCTCGAGGATCGTTTCGAGGCCGAGGGGGCCTTCGCCGAGGCGCAAGCCGAGTACCTCCAGCCCGATCCCGCGATCGTGCGCGAGCTCGACGCGCTGCTCGCCGAGAAGAAGATCGGCGTCGTCGCGCACTTCTACATGGACCCGCAGCTCCAGGGCGTGCTCGCGAGCTGCACGTGGCCGCACATCCACATCTCCGACTCGCTGGTGATGGCGGATCGCGCGGTCGCGATGGCCGAGGCGGGATGTCGATCGATCATCGTGCTCGGCGTCGACTTCATGAGCGAGAACGCGCGCGCGATGCTGGACAAGGCGGGGCTCCAGCACGTGCCCGTCTATCGCGTCGCCGCCGAGGCGATCGGCTGCTCGCTCGCCGCCGCGGCCGACACGATGACGTACCAGGCCTGGCTGACGAAGGCGGCGAAGACGCCGCGCGCGCTGCACGTCGTCTACATCAACACGTCGCTGCGCACGAAGGCGCGCGCCCACTCGGTGGTGCCGACGATCACGTGCACCTCGTCGAACGTCGTGCAGACCGTGCTCACCGCGTTCGCCGAGATCCCGGAGGTGCACGTGTTCTTCGGCCCCGACACGTACATGGGCCGAAACCTCGGTCAGCTCTTCGCGTCGATGAGCGAGATGAGCGACGAGGAGATCCGCAAGGTGCACCCCGCGCACTCGCGCGCGACGATCGCGAAGGTGCGAGAGCGCTTCGCGTGGTTCGAGCAGGGGCACTGCATCGTGCACCACATGTTCGGCGAGGACGTGGTGCGGCGCGTGCGCGAGGAGGAGAAGGGCTCGTTCGTGACCGCGCACCTCGAGGTGCCGGGCGAGATGTTCGAGCTCGCGCTCGAGGCGCGCGAAGCGGATCGCGGCGTCGTGGGATCGACCAGCGACATCCTCGGGTTCATCACGCGCAAGGTGAAGGGCGCGGTCGCGCGCGGCGGGAACGAGACGCTGCGCTTCGTGCTCGGCACCGAGGCGGGGATGATCACGTCGATCGTGCGCGAGGCGCAGAAGACGCTGCGCGCGCACGCGGGATCGGGCGTCGCGGTGGAGATCGCGTTCCCCGTCGCGAGCGAGGCGATCGCGGCGACGGGCGAGAGCGATCTCGCGATCGTGCCGGGCGTGTCGGGCGGCGAGGGATGCTCGACCGCGGGCGGCTGCGCGACGTGCCCGTACATGAAGATGAACTCGCTCGACGCGCTGATCGATCTCGTGCGCAGGCTCGACGTGGCGGACGACGACTCGCTCGCGTCGTTCCACCCGAAGAGCTACGTGGAGCTCGTGGAGGGCCGCACCGCGGCGGACATCGGCGGCGTGCCGATCCTGCACATGCGGCACTTCTCGAAGACCGGGCACCTGTCGCCCGAGCTCGTCGAGGACGTCACGACGCGCCACGAGCGTCGCGCGGCGCGCGCGGCGACGGCATGA
- a CDS encoding GMC oxidoreductase: MQQRRRLFLPLSRRTFVKLAAASAASAAFVGCGPSGAEAEEVDNLIIGSGFGGSISAYRLAQAGHSSVVLERGRRWTVQNPGDDVFSDMGFTEGDRYDHRCRWLGTTAPLPGLPPLRPLVPYTGVLERIPGDGIDIVCAAGVGGGSLVYSGMMVRPRDDHFESVFPSEITARSMDPYYERVRELVQPSSLPDDLLELEPWAASRTFIEQGMRAGYDVQRLLCGFDWDKARAEARGELPPQLIRGSYIFGLNNGAKATLDKLYLGMAEATGLVDVRPLHWAQRIIRDGARWRVEVDVIDEMGVVQESIAFSARRLFVCAGTANTNALLVRARDEDTIPDLPDSLGEGFGNNGQHIRARRGVGVDTGAFQAGPACIMLFDQDAPIAMENGPAPLGSEMQMLIGTGQGIPSGRGRFIWNAADGRVVPVWDPAFDAEARANTDEVIRRLNEMNAGEDATARMNLDQSVTFHPLGGCVLGQTTDLYGRVNNQDGLYVVDGALIPGVTPLSNPFWTVSANAERCIERIIAEDYAEATT, encoded by the coding sequence ATGCAGCAACGCCGTCGTCTGTTCCTCCCACTGTCCCGCCGAACCTTCGTCAAGCTCGCCGCCGCGAGCGCCGCGTCCGCCGCGTTCGTCGGCTGCGGCCCGTCCGGCGCCGAGGCCGAGGAGGTCGACAACCTCATCATCGGGTCGGGCTTCGGCGGCTCGATCAGCGCCTACCGCCTCGCGCAGGCGGGGCACTCCTCGGTCGTGCTCGAGCGCGGCCGTCGCTGGACCGTCCAGAACCCCGGCGACGACGTCTTCAGCGACATGGGGTTCACCGAGGGCGATCGCTACGATCATCGGTGCCGCTGGCTCGGCACGACGGCGCCGCTGCCCGGCCTGCCTCCGCTGCGCCCGCTCGTGCCGTACACCGGCGTGCTCGAGCGCATCCCGGGCGACGGCATCGACATCGTCTGCGCCGCGGGCGTCGGCGGCGGATCGCTCGTCTACAGCGGCATGATGGTGCGGCCGCGCGACGATCACTTCGAGTCGGTCTTCCCGAGCGAGATCACCGCGCGCTCGATGGACCCGTACTACGAGCGCGTGCGCGAGCTGGTGCAGCCCTCGTCGCTCCCGGACGATCTGCTCGAGCTCGAGCCCTGGGCCGCGTCGCGCACGTTCATCGAGCAGGGCATGCGCGCGGGCTACGACGTGCAGCGCCTGCTCTGCGGGTTCGACTGGGACAAGGCGCGCGCCGAGGCGCGCGGTGAGCTGCCGCCGCAGCTGATCCGCGGCTCGTACATCTTCGGCCTCAACAACGGCGCGAAGGCGACGCTGGACAAGCTCTATCTCGGCATGGCCGAGGCGACCGGGCTCGTCGACGTGCGCCCGCTGCACTGGGCGCAGCGCATCATCCGCGACGGCGCGCGCTGGCGTGTCGAGGTCGACGTCATCGACGAGATGGGCGTGGTGCAGGAGAGCATCGCGTTCTCCGCGCGCCGTCTCTTCGTCTGCGCGGGCACCGCGAACACGAACGCACTGCTCGTCCGCGCTCGCGACGAGGACACGATCCCGGATCTGCCCGACTCGCTCGGCGAGGGCTTCGGCAACAACGGGCAGCACATCCGCGCGCGTCGCGGCGTGGGCGTCGACACCGGCGCGTTCCAGGCCGGTCCCGCGTGCATCATGTTGTTCGATCAGGACGCGCCGATCGCGATGGAGAACGGGCCGGCGCCGCTCGGCTCCGAGATGCAGATGCTGATCGGGACCGGTCAGGGCATCCCGAGCGGGCGCGGTCGCTTCATCTGGAACGCGGCGGACGGCCGCGTCGTGCCGGTGTGGGATCCCGCGTTCGACGCGGAGGCGCGCGCGAACACCGACGAGGTGATCCGTCGCCTCAACGAGATGAACGCCGGCGAGGACGCGACGGCGCGCATGAACCTCGATCAGTCGGTCACGTTCCATCCGCTCGGCGGCTGCGTGCTCGGGCAGACGACGGACCTCTACGGCCGCGTGAACAACCAGGACGGCCTCTACGTGGTCGACGGCGCGCTCATCCCGGGCGTGACGCCGCTCTCGAACCCGTTCTGGACGGTGAGCGCGAACGCCGAGCGCTGCATCGAGCGGATCATCGCCGAGGACTACGCGGAGGCGACGACGTGA
- a CDS encoding DUF1295 domain-containing protein, with protein sequence MRVCSAAIVMAEAELHSIATWTEIGLAALTFVSLFFVTAPYGRHGRKGWGPEISQRLGWVLMELPACVLWLGIYFAGTHALELAPLALMALWQLHYVNRTFVFPFRIKAEGKTTPVSIVATAIVFNTLNAYVNARWVSELGSYPISWLYDARFVIGAVLFVAGFAINQHADQVLMNLRKPGETGYKIPHGGLYRFISCPNYFGEILEWTGWAIATWSLAGLAFALYTIANLAPRALKHHEWYRQKFADYPTSRRALIPFVV encoded by the coding sequence ATGCGCGTATGCTCCGCGGCCATCGTCATGGCCGAGGCCGAGCTGCATTCCATCGCGACCTGGACCGAGATCGGTCTCGCCGCGCTCACGTTCGTGTCGCTCTTCTTCGTGACCGCGCCCTACGGGCGGCACGGACGCAAAGGGTGGGGTCCCGAGATCTCGCAGCGCCTCGGGTGGGTGCTGATGGAGCTGCCCGCGTGCGTGCTCTGGCTCGGCATCTACTTCGCGGGCACGCACGCGCTCGAGCTCGCGCCGCTCGCGCTGATGGCGCTCTGGCAGCTCCACTACGTGAACCGCACGTTCGTGTTCCCGTTCCGCATCAAGGCGGAGGGCAAGACGACGCCGGTCTCGATCGTCGCGACCGCGATCGTGTTCAACACGCTCAATGCGTACGTGAACGCGCGCTGGGTCTCGGAGCTCGGGAGCTATCCGATCAGCTGGCTCTACGATGCGCGATTCGTGATCGGTGCCGTGCTCTTCGTCGCGGGGTTCGCGATCAACCAGCACGCCGATCAGGTGCTGATGAACCTCCGGAAGCCGGGCGAGACCGGGTACAAGATCCCGCACGGCGGGCTCTATCGGTTCATCTCGTGCCCCAACTACTTCGGGGAGATCCTCGAGTGGACGGGATGGGCCATCGCGACGTGGTCGCTCGCCGGGCTCGCGTTCGCGCTCTACACGATCGCGAACCTCGCGCCGCGCGCGCTCAAGCACCACGAGTGGTATCGCCAGAAGTTCGCGGACTACCCGACCTCGCGCCGCGCGCTGATCCCGTTCGTGGTGTGA
- a CDS encoding peptidoglycan DD-metalloendopeptidase family protein produces MRRTTAILVLALSILLLAPGRPWRARRRAGVRPNHILTERVLPADWPSEPRTPARIDHARFARALHELCGFMPPGRDERWATWITQYAQEFDVDPFLIGALVHRQSRCLPDAENVEGPGLGLTQIHREMYAEQLRDGVLRYRVIENDRWVERERRVDRFPFAGPRLLMAEPNIYFAAAILAMWKDQHETLDGEFDQQAHRHWVSHFLWGDAVRSDWEEERVFADRRRLLEYYGAHQGMAPLRVRGVEMGCPLDGCPRVVLSWLGAEREGGAREHRGIDVDSLPGEPVRAIADGLVTFAGVDLPGHRSHVQVARAEEYERYGRRDLGAGGRYVCIRHGRGEGDDASLRSCSMHLETVEVRYGDRVTRGQRIGTVGRTGMQRSAAHLHLEMYTGERLEDASELLSGLLLGRPPEDPRARR; encoded by the coding sequence GTGCGCCGGACCACCGCGATCCTCGTGCTCGCGCTGTCGATCCTGCTGCTCGCGCCCGGACGTCCGTGGCGCGCGCGGCGGCGCGCGGGCGTGCGTCCCAACCACATCCTGACCGAGCGCGTGCTGCCCGCGGACTGGCCGAGCGAGCCGCGCACGCCGGCGCGCATCGATCACGCGCGCTTCGCTCGCGCGCTGCACGAGCTCTGCGGGTTCATGCCGCCCGGGCGCGACGAGCGCTGGGCCACGTGGATCACCCAGTACGCGCAGGAGTTCGACGTCGATCCTTTCCTGATCGGCGCGCTCGTCCACCGGCAGAGCCGGTGTCTTCCCGACGCCGAGAACGTCGAGGGCCCGGGGCTCGGGCTCACCCAGATCCATCGCGAGATGTACGCCGAGCAGCTGCGCGACGGCGTGCTGCGCTACCGCGTGATCGAGAACGATCGCTGGGTCGAGCGCGAGCGCCGCGTCGATCGCTTCCCGTTCGCCGGGCCGCGGCTCTTGATGGCGGAGCCGAACATCTACTTCGCGGCCGCGATCCTCGCGATGTGGAAGGACCAGCACGAGACGCTCGACGGCGAGTTCGATCAGCAGGCGCACCGCCACTGGGTCTCGCACTTCCTCTGGGGCGACGCGGTGCGCAGCGACTGGGAGGAAGAGCGCGTCTTCGCCGATCGCCGTCGTCTGCTCGAGTACTACGGCGCGCACCAGGGCATGGCGCCGCTGCGCGTGCGCGGCGTCGAGATGGGCTGTCCGCTCGACGGCTGTCCGCGCGTCGTGCTGAGCTGGCTCGGCGCGGAGCGCGAGGGCGGGGCGCGCGAGCACCGCGGCATCGACGTGGACTCGCTGCCCGGCGAGCCGGTGCGCGCGATCGCCGACGGGCTCGTGACGTTCGCGGGCGTCGATCTGCCGGGGCATCGCTCGCACGTGCAGGTCGCGCGCGCCGAGGAGTACGAGCGCTACGGGCGTCGCGATCTCGGCGCCGGTGGACGCTACGTGTGCATCCGTCACGGGCGCGGCGAGGGCGACGACGCGAGCCTGCGCTCGTGCTCCATGCACCTCGAGACGGTCGAGGTGCGCTACGGCGATCGCGTCACGCGCGGCCAGCGCATCGGCACGGTGGGCCGCACCGGGATGCAGCGCAGCGCGGCGCACCTGCACCTCGAGATGTACACGGGCGAGCGCCTCGAGGACGCGAGCGAGCTGCTGAGCGGGCTCCTGCTGGGGCGTCCACCCGAGGACCCGCGGGCGCGTCGCTGA